The sequence cggagctgggcagctgtggctctggctggtgccatggagcaggcagcagcGGCGTTCCCTCCTCTCTTGCTGGTGCCTggggttgaagctgctcctccGCTCCCAGTCCCCTTTGCTCCCGCACAGGCAGCCAGTAAGAgccccctgggtggggagacccggCTCCGTGGCTGGCAGACTCCTCCGGGAATAGGGACTGCAGGGGAGtgctcccagcacacagcccctaataCCCCTCTCTCCCTACACCCTGAAATAtgcactccctgcaccctgagctgcacagagctacccccctgcccgcacacagccccgagtcacccccctccctgcacccagagccACCCCTTGTGCACatagcccctagctaccccctcccactggcccctgcccctcAAAAATAGAAGTTAAACTACGCCTGTgccaaggcccctgccctgaggccccccaccccacccccgctgggccctggagtttttaatagcatgtcAAGGAGAACCTCCAGCTTATAGGGAACAACTCATCCACCTAGTACCTGGCTCCACTAATGAGTAGAAAAGCATATAACCAGTGGAAACCTCCACTGCACACATTCCAGAAAACTTCAGAAATGACAAGTTACCCAGTGGTCAGAAAAATCTTCTAATGCTTCTCACAGAGACACTCGACTTTGTCAGAGCCAGCATGCAACATCCCAGCTCTCCCTTCCAAAGAGATGCTGCAAAGGCGGAGCAGCGTGAAACACACCCTAAGCACATGTGGCAGGTCCTGCCCGCCTTCTCGAGTACCTGTGCCAGCTCCTGGGAATGCTTGACCTGCTGCCTTTACAGCCACATTAATCCCAGCTCCTCTCACATACCTGCACAGAGCCACTGTGGGCGATGATTTGGTTTTTCATCTCCTCATTCCACAAGCCTCTCTCCGTCAGATCTTTCAACAAGTGCGGATTCGCAATCTGTAGAGAGCGGAGCCCGTTAGACGTATGGGGAAGGAAAGAACTGTGTGCTCGCTTAACCCATCTCCTGCCTTATGGCAGGGATAATTCCCCGTGTAGGAGACACCTCCACCCACATGGTGCAGGTCCCCAAATAGCCACTGAACCCAATCTTACATTCTAAGAAGCTGGCCAATTGTGCTACTCCCCTTTCTCAGATTTTCCCCTTATCTATCCCCAAATCTCTTCCTTAATTTAGCCCCCACCCTTTCCTGCAGTACGATCAATCCCCTAGCATTTGTACGTTAATTACACCTCTTATCGATACACTTTAGTAAACACTTTACACACAGAAACCTTTCCTCCTGACATCTCCGTGATGAGCCCTGTGACCTCTGAACTTTCCCGAAGGCCTAGGTGTCCTtccttaccccccacccccaccccacctctttggCAATCAATCCTGCAGGCAACACTGAGATCTCACAGGGGCCTTCTCTAGCAGAACCAGCATTTCTTGAATTTGTAATTAAAGCCCCTTCAGCATATCCCAGGGAAGTCAAGTTACACACTGTGGCTCTGTATGAACATTCTGGCTTAGTTGTTTATCTTCCTCGGCATGTTTTTGCATGGGAGAGGGACGTACAGGGTAAATAAATTGACTAATACAATGTGCTGCTTCTGTCTTACTGAACATTGCTGGCTGTCAAAAGCCTGCATGTTTAAAAGCCATTTACCACATTTGTCCTGGCCTCCTTACCTGAAACTCGCCCGAGAGAACTCGGCGTGTGTAGATGTTACTGGTGTAGGGTTCAATGGACTCATTGTTGCCCAAGATCTGAGCAGTAGAAGCAGTTGGCATTGGAGAAAGGAGTAGGCTGTTTCTAACACCGTACCTAACGCAGGGAGGCAAGGACAATCAGAGATTAAATCTTCAGCCAACCAGAGAAAGACACCAGCACCTGCGAGATGAATCCCACCAGAAAGCACAACCCTAAGCATAGTTTggaaagaggagaatcagggtTCAGTGCAAGGAACTGTGTTGTACACATAGAAAGGGCAAGGAAATTCAGCAGTGCCCTTTCTAACTCCACctaggccccctgaatcctcacCTCCACATCTCAACAGCCTATCTTGAAACACCTCACATAGACTGGAAACACAAGCTCAGCATTCACCTACAAGTGCTCTGCAGAGTCTGGGTAACCTGGAAGTGTAACTCCACCACAGCTATCCTCCTCCTCACCAGAGCTTCCCAAATGGCTCAGTCATGGGGAAGAGATCACGGTGGACTGACAAACAAGTACTGTGTGAAAATACATCCCCTTTCCCACAAATTGGCGGGCAGAGGATTTCCCCAAAAAACTTGTTTCcaagatgaccaggagcacctccAGGTAAAAGAGAAAAAGCCTCCAAAAACATGCAGCCTTCTGACAGCCAAGTTGGGCAAACATATCTCGCCTTTCAAAGTAACAGTAGGAaagatttgttggggaaaagctGAAAGTTAAACCCCTGTAAGTGAATCTTGAAGCATCACAAGGCTTCACATTTGTCTCTCCATGATTCCTGGATCCGATGTGCTCATCTCAGATGGTTTGTTTCCCTGTCGGCCTGCAAACCCACCTCACACCTATGCAAATGCAGTGAGCTGTAATCCACTGGAACTGAACGAACAAGTCTATTGGCAATGCACGAACAAGAAAAGCCCAGCTCGCTCAGGATCTCCAGGGCTAGTGGGAATAGGAGACGGTAAAACACTTGTCACTAAAAGCTGATCTGTTGAGTAAGCTGGTGCCATTTCTACACAATCTTTTTCAAAAGAAACCAGCACATTTCAGGCAATTAAAACTGTAATCTCTACCATCAAAGGATGTTTGCATCTAACAAACTGAGCAATATTCATTGGGGCATTTACTCACTTGGCAATCTTCTGCTTTAAAGTCTTCCAGTCCCACAGATCAGTAGGGGTGACGTTCCACATGTCATACTGTAGGATCTAAAAGAACAGAGGCATGGGCTGAGTTAGACAGCGTGATCTTTGGGGTAAGGGCAGGAATTCATCTGTGTTTTGAAGACCATCgtgaaaaatcaaacaaaaaagtcACTTCAATACTCACCGCTCAGCTTCAGACAGTTAAGATCCTTTATCGGAATTTTGCagacctctccccacccctccagcccaATTTTCACTAGTGGATAGTGAATATCTAGCCTAGTGATTACTCCGCCAGCCGCTTTAAGTGCCCTCACACTAGCTCTGCTCTATTGGAGACCTGATGCTGTTACTTACGCCTTTGCTGACAGGGCAGCCTTCGTAAGTTTCGTACGGCCCATGCTCTTTGGCAAGTTCACAGCTGGATTCCAAAGCACCGTAATAAATGGTCTCGAAGATCTGCTGGTTCAACAACTGGGCCTCGGGACTTTCAAAGGGGTATCTCATCAGGATGAACGCATCCGCCAGCCCTTGCACTCCAATGCCGATGGGACGATGGCGTTTGTTGGAGAGATCAGCCTATGTTTGAGTGGGGAGGACAATAGAAGGTAGAAATCAGAACCACATGACCCTGACCACACATCCACTCACTCCGGCGGCCACCATCCCCTTCAGTCCACACAAAACAGCCTCTCACTTTTCCCTTCCTTGTCCATCAGTCCAGTAAGAGCAGCTGCTCTTTCGTTCCCTCTACTAGTTCTTTGTCACCTAATGTTACATGGGGCCTTGAAGGGGAGGACAAGGGCCATGTCTTCCAAGAGTGACAAGTgactttgggtgtccaacttgggGCCCCTTAAAGGAGTCTGGTGCTctgagggcaggtgctcagcacttcctgaaaatcaggccctttttagGAGTCTCAAGCTGGACACccaaaaatcaccagtcacttttgagCAGCTTGGCCCTTGTTCTCTCCTTCAAAACCAGCAAAACTCCACTCCAGCCTGGATCTTGGCCATGGTCTCTTACTGCCCCACCCACCAAGGAGGCCAGTCTCACTCTCCCTCAACCATCTCCACACTACCCTATGCAGAGAATGCCCTCCGAATTCCTCTGCACTAAGCTATAACCCTCTTCACCTCCAAATCGTTTCTGAGAGGCACGTCTGTGAAGCCCACAAAAATAGTCagcaataaataaaaccaaacaccttGCACTACTTCCTTCAGCATTCCTAATGCACTCTTTCTACCATGCCTGTCTTCCTTActctgtaagctcttcagggaagggactgcCTATGTCCTATTGTAAGCCATGCAAAGCATTCGTAGGGGAGGATCCACTCCTCTGGAATCTGCTCCAACTAAGCATCCATCACATCTGGAATTTGCCAAGCTTCAGGGTACTGAGCCAGGTTTCTACTGAGCCAGGCTACCAATGATGGACTATTGCTGCAGCAGAGTAGATGAGTGTTTTATTATCACagttctatttgcagaaaacagtACTTGACAGATTCAGAACTCCAGCCAATTTTATAGCATGCAATAGCAGGATGAATGTTGCTTCAACCTTAATCCAGCCAGCTGTATAACAGCATCTCCTTTGTTCCAGGACTTCCTTTCCACCCACCCCCGCTCCAGCCCAGCTGCACCCTCCCCCATACCTCTGGCACAGGGTAGAAGTTGATGTCAATTATTTTGTTCAAGTTTCGGACTATGACTTTGGTGACCTCAGCCAGCTTCTTGAAGTCGTAAGTGTGCTCCGATGTGACGTACATGTTCAGGGCGATAGAGGCTAAGTTACAAACCGCAATCTGGAACAACAGCAGGAGCAGAAGCGTCAGCCAGCATTGGGCAATACGAGAGACTAACAGAGTCCCAGCCCCCAGAGCATGTTCTCTACCCAGAGGAAATGGACACAGGGAGCTGAAACACACAGGTCAGTGCAACGGGCAGAGATGGGAGAACATCTGCCTCATCCTATGTATCCCATAGCCCAAGAGTGGCAAGTAGGTAGATTGCCTGAAGGCCTCTGACCTCCGTAGGAACATAGAGGTGCTGTAACGGATCAGACCTCTAGCTCATCTAGTCCTATTGTgatagtggccagtaccaggcATCTCAGAAGGGGGAGGAATCCCTGTAGGTTTGCTGATATCCCTGAACACTATGGGAGTTCTGCTCACTTTATCTGCGGACGGTCTTGCCTCTCCTTGCCTTCCAGACCCTGATCCCCAACCATTTCCTCAATCACCTTGCTCTGTCACAACATTAGAGCGGCTGATCCCAGCACCAACTGTCCTGCTAGGTCAGGGGTCCTCAGGCAGCCTCTCCTTGCTCATTTTTTAATACTATCCCGCCAGCCCCAGGAGGATGAAACCAACAATTCCTAGAGTAACCTATGCTTACACGGTGGCAGTGTAATGGGCTAGAGCGTTTGAGCTAACCGAGCGGTCTCCTTTAGCTCAGGCAGCAGAGGCTCCTGCTTTTAGACCTGGTGGTCTCAGATTAGACCCCACTGCCGACGACCCACTGGGGGCATGGCGTTACACTGGCTATGCCCAAAACTGTGCCTGGCAGTGGTTCCTTTCCTCATTCTTCCTCTGCTTCACTAGGGACTCTGCTCCTCCAGTGCCCAGAGCAGCTGCCCCACACTCAAGGGACTGAAACCAGACAGCTAGTTGTGTAGGTCTCAGTTATGCAGCATCCTGTTTAGGGCCACACTTCACTCCAAGACTCTGGAGGTTTCAATGATTCCCTCTTGACCCCATAGAAAACAGGATGTCCAGGTTTCACCAAAGTACCAATATAAGCCCCAGCCCCCCATAGTGACCATGAGCCCCACCCACCCTCACAGCAGCCATGGGCAAGTGCAAATGGAGCAGGGCACTCCCCACTGAGCCCTTATCCCCAACTCTTATAGGGAAACACAAACAGCCTACGGAAAAGTCGTAGACACACACGATAGCTTCCTAAATTCAACATGCCATTCAGTTTCCCTAACGGTCTGCCTTGAAGATCCCCTGGCCATGATTCTCAGAACCCCCagagtaggggaaaaaaaaaagaggtcaaACGGAAGAACCCATAAAGACAAAGCTTCCCCTCACTTGAAGACAGATTTGTATTCTGAATGTCTGAGCCTCGCACAAGCACAGCTTCCCCATCGGAGCTGGAGTAAATCCCATGTCCCTACCCACCTCGTCTTTGCTGGTGTACTCCACAATTTCTGTGCACAGGTTGCTGCACTTGATGGTTCCCAGGTTCTGCTGGTTGCTCTTCCTATTACAAGAGTCCTTGTACAGCATGTAAGGGGTCCCGGTCTCGGTCTGAGACTCTATGATGGCATACCAGAGCTGCTGAGCCTTCACCACCTTGCGGACACGGCCCTGCTTTTCGTAACTGCAAGACAAAGCAAGCGCTCCTTTAACGCTTATTTCCCTGGGCTCAACAAAGAGTTAGTGAAATGGGGGGAGTCCCTAGTACAATGACGCCTTCACTGGGCGGCCAGATCCTTTCATTTGTGGTCCAAGCCAGATCTGAACTGGCCAGTCAGACGATTTAGGGGCAGGATGCTGGCTCTGCTCCCACTCACTGGGGGCACGAAGCTGACCAGTGCATTCTCTCCTGGATGGCAGGCAACAAATGAGGCTAGTCCAACATGAAGCCACCAATCCCCTTACTGAGATTTCTACCTGTTTGCCTTTATTAAACTGAGATCATCGTTCAGGCTTCTCCCCATCTTGGGAAGAATTTCAATTTGGGATAAGGAGACATACCCTCTCTCCATCCTTAATAACCCCATAAACAGAACTCACAGGGTCATGTTAGGACAGAACTGGGCTTTTGAAGTTTGGCTCAGAGTCACCAGATACAAACAGAGCCACCCATATAAAGAGGGATGGCAACTCAATGAGTGGGAGATGTAGATAGCCAACTCTGCTCATAATTCTGTCCATTCTTCATACCTCTCATACAGTTTCTCAAACTCCTCTCCCCAAACCTCGTCTAGGCCAGGACACTCATTTGGACACATCAAGGACCAGTCCTATGAAGGAGAGCAAAAAGATAGAAGATCTTTAGATAACCCATCTCCATCAACAGAATGGAAGTCGGCTAATACGGGATAACCAGTGAACACTTCCTAACCTACACACAGTACTGATGCGAAAACGATGAACAAATTAATTTTCCGTCCTCCCGAAACATGGGGCTAATCCTGCAAtttcaggggaggggaagggttatCAAACTAGCAGGAGTTAAAACTATTAAGGTAACTGACTTTAAATAAACCTAAGCCCCCGCTTGAAGGATAATATTCAGTCCTGAATGACTGCTTACTCCTCAAATCAGAACCCACTTTGGACACATGCACACAGCCACAAGAGGGGCTGTTTATAGAGGGAAGTTCAATGTTTTGCTTACTGCAGCTTTTcagcatttaaaacaaatttccaGAGGTCAAAAATTAATCTGAGAACAAGAGGGTGAGTGAACAATGCTCTGAGGCCAAGCGAAGACGTGATGTGGTATAATCACTGCCCTGCAGCTCACCCAAAGCACTCTGTAGATTATCTGCCTAGCTAAACTGCTCTGCAGCAGTTGTTTTCGGAAGTTCTTTTGCTAGTAAGATGACAGCTCAACAGCACATCTCAAATTCCATCCCAGGGTCGTTCTGCGGACTCTGGGATAATGCTATTGCTCCATTAATCGACCCTGTCCTGCACCAACACATCTCCTCACCTGGTTAGTCTCCACCCGTTTCATGAAGAGATCGGGAATCCAGAGGGCAAAGAAGAGGTCTCTGGCTCGCTGCTCCTCCTTCCCGGtgttcttcttcaggtcaagaAACTCAAAAATGTCCAAGTGCCATGGCTCCAGATAGATGGCAAAGGCCCCAGGTCTCTGTCAGACAAAACACAGCCAAGATTGGAACCAGACACACAGGGAAACACATGGGAGTATGAGTGATAACCACATTGCTGTTGTGGAAACATGGACACCAGCTTTGCACAATTAGATCCTACACAGTTTGGGGCCCAGATAATTTCCCCCTATTGTTAGAAGGAGCTTGTCTTTCTGAAGTCCCATCAAGGCAGATGCACCAGGTGCTGAGTAAGAGTCGCTCTCACTTCCTGGGACTGAGTTCTCTGGGGCTGGCCACACTGTGTTTCAGTCAAAAGGAACATGCATCTGAAATTCCCTCATCTCTGATGTTCAACAAGTGCTGGGCATGTGAAAGACTTCCTTGCCTGGTCAAGCTTTCTACTGACTTCTGGATTATTTGTGCAGTGCTTCATTTTTTGCAGGACTCTTTCTGGACACTTTTAGATTAGAATTCAACATGAGGCCCTCCAGGAGCTACTTATAAACGAGTGAAAGATGCTGACCTTACAGGTGTGAGTATTTTACAGAAACAGAACTTGTAGCCTCCCAGTAGAAGTTGTTGGGGCCAACAACAATTAGTttagagagagctggacaaatttacaAGTGTAATTGTATGATGTGGTTGCTTGTGATAGTGTGGGGCAGATCTCAACAGTTCTAGGGCTCGCTTCTAGTTTATTTATTATGCTCCTAAAAGCTCACACTTCAGGGTTTCAGCTAGCCACCTGCAggatcaggaagggattccctCCCCTCCGAGTTTATTCTGGGAGggttttttatctccttcctctgaagcatgagggatggccacagctggagatgggacactggatggtttgggccagggcagaggtagcaccaagcatgctctctctctctctcaggtgcttggctggctggctggctcttgctcacatgctcagagtccAAGTGATATATGTGGGTGAGTGAGGAATttctccccaggtcagattggcaccGACCTTGGGAGGGTAGGGTGggatttgccttcctctgcagtgggttgatatgggtcacttgccaggattatctgggtataccTCACTTAATCACTTCCCTACCACTGCATGGGCCTCacgcactggtgcacctcagtccctcctgttctctgcctttgGTACATACTAGCTGAATCTCCTGTGGGTTGTAATACTTcggtctcattttggttgttgggtttagtgtgaggGCACTGGGTGAGGGTGGCAGCCCGTAAGATACAGTGGTGGGCCCTTCCTGCCTTAAACGCTAGGACACTCCTTTCAGAGGATAGGTAGTGAAAGGTACATTTGCACTGTGGCGTTCGTAATGAAGGGAGAACCAAATATTCATGAGATGGGAACAGGATACTGCTTTTTAGTACATGCCATGTAGAGCCATTGCTCCAGTTCATCAGTGCTAATCATCGATCTTTCCACAGCCCACTGCTGGCTTATTAAGACATTCAGTTAAGGTTTCCATCCCCACCTTCCTTCCTGGTTGGAAGATGACATACCTTATTACCCCCTTGATCCACATAGCGGGCAGTGTTGTTGTAAACTCTCAGCATTGGGACAAGCCCATTGGAATTTCCATTTGTCTGCAAAGACACATGAAAACCATCAATCTCTGGAAGCTGGCTGGTTTGTGAGGCTGCTCTTAGACAGACTGCCAATGAGACACAGCAAACATCAAGGCCCTTACAATGAAAGCCATTTCTTGCCCACTGCAGATAAAAGCTGGCTACAAgagaactaattttttttaatacaatatgGAAGTAGCACTCACTGTCAGCTAACAAGGGCTCTAATAAGCATTTGTTTATACAAGCCACATTTTGAATGTGCTTTGCTTTAAATTTGTGTTAAAATACTCAAAAGAATTATTTGGAAACTTGCAAGAGATGTTATTGCTCATGCATAAAATGGAGAAATCCGGCAGTTTATGAGTCCTGAGGTATCTACTCTCAGTTATTAATTTGTAAAGATATAATTGTCTGATGAAACACTGACTTTTCTTTCTGAACATACCTCAATCTGAAACCAAAGTACTGTAATAGGAATGCTAGGTTATCTGGCTTCATACCACAAAAAGGTGCAAGCTACCGGGCTAGATGTACCTCCCCCCGTGGTATACCGGCCTGGTAGCAGCAGACTTGATTTGACAACGtggtttaagcatagaagtttcctGATACTTGAAGGTATACATCAGTATGGTGTACCATTTACCCACTTACCCCAGCAATGTAGCTGCCAGTGGCTCGGATACAGCTCACAGCAACACCAATTCCACCAGCAGATTTGGAAATCAGCGCACAGTGCTTTAGAGTGTCATAGATTCCCTCAATGCTGTCATCCTTCATACACAGCAGGAAACAGCTGAATGGAAACAAACGGAAGTTGACATCAGACAATTCAAAATCAAAGTGAACAATGCCACAGAAGGCATGCAGCCACTTGCCAAGGGTTCTCTGGAATCATTAACGCTTTAGGGGTCAGGTAAGTGAAGCAAAGAATATGATGCAAATTTGCAGAGCATTGTAAAGCTCTCACTTTTTAAAGAAACGCATATGCTCCTGGGAAGCTAATTATcgtgtttttttaaaagctgatttCTTTAACTTAAGTTATAAGTAACAGACacgagaacattttaaaaatcaaatctatttcttccatttatttttgtgtttttagcatctcagcttggacaatgaatAGTTAATAGCCATGACTAGTTTTGTTTCTAGttaatttcccttttaagttcTCATGCACTTCAGGAGAAGGGAGTGTTTAAACAATGTTTAGGAATTAAAAAGAGTTGTGGAATCACTTCTATTGGCCTTAGGCTTCtgtaaaagatttttttctttaaatataaaaaaatatacatttgggGCCATATTTGACAAATTACAGATTATTttaattaggggtcaccaaagtGCAGCTGCCCATTTTAAAAGTTGTCACATGACATTTCATTTGAACAGAAACCACctcctgcccagcaccctcctctgCACATAGTGTGAGCCAAGCCTGGCATTCTGAGGTACCTGGACAGCTGAGGTCGGTTGGTGCCAGCATTGAAGAGTGTGGGAGATGCATGGGTAAACCACTTCTCAGATAGGAGGTTGTAGGTTTCAATCGCAGCATCGATGTCATTTTTGTGGATTCCCACAGATACCCTCATCAGCATGTGTTGGGGGCGTTCAGCAACTAGACACCAGAAGGGAGAGAACAGGAACATAAGCATTCCATTTAAAACCAGTTTTGACAGACACGGATCATGCAAAAACAGAAGGACTAAAATATGCCACTGAAGAAGCCTGAACGGTCAGAATTCTAGGCGCCAAATTTTTTACCTATACTGAAGTGGTTCAAAATAGAGGCTAACCATTTTCAGGATTCTAGGTATATTATAATAATAACCACTCTCTATTATGGatgaccatgaaatttcagaCACAAGGTGATGCAACAATTGAAACtgatcataggatatcagggttggaagggacctcaggagggatctagtccaaccccctgctcaaagcaggaccagtgcacaactaaatcatcccagccagggctctgtcaagcctgaccttaaaaacctctaaggatggagattccaccacctccctaggtaacgcattccagtgcttcacaaccctcctagtgaaagtttttcctaatatccaacctaaacctcccccactgcaacttgagaccaagactccttgttctcagtggtagcagatgacagaacagtctagatccatcctctctggaaccccctttcaggtagctgaaagcagctatcaaatcccccctcattcttctcttctgcagactaaacaatcccagttccctcagcctctcctaagtcatgtactccagcccccaaatcatttttgttgccctccactggactctttccaatttttccacatagtTCTTGTAgtctggggcccaaaactggacacagtactccagatgaggcctcaccaatgccaaatagaggggaacgatcacgtccctcgatctgctggcaatgctcctacctatacagtccaaaatgctgttagtcttcttggcaacaagggcacactgttgactcatatccagcttcttgtccactgtaacccctatgtccttttctgcagaactgctgcctagccactcagtccctagtctgtagcagtgcatgggattcttctgtcttaagagcaggactctgcacttgtccttgctgaacctcatcagatttcttttggctcaatcttctaatttgtctaggtccctttgtgtcctatcgctaccctccagagtatctaccactcctcccagtttagtgtcatctggaaacttgctgagagtgcaatccacaccatcctccagatcattagtgaagatattgaacaaaactggacccttagggcactctgcttgatattggctgccaactagacatagagccaatgatcactacccgttgagcccgatgatctagccaactttctatggTGTTCTAGCCATGCCAACTTCAGCTCTATTACAAATACCCAAACACCAAACAGTGAGATTGCGAATGAACTTCTCATATGGCAATTCCTAAGTTATGGTATCAGCCTGCTGGAGATGAACACACTCTGAGTGTCCTGGTGTATAAGTGGTCTCTGTGCCAATAGGATCCACATGCTGGATGCATGAAGTGCCCCACGCAgccattatttaaaacaaaacacccaactAAACTCAGTGTGGCACTGTAACTAATAATTGCTTTTAGTACAACTGCAAGCCTTCCCGCAGCTATGGCAAAGAGATGCTTGTG is a genomic window of Natator depressus isolate rNatDep1 chromosome 1, rNatDep2.hap1, whole genome shotgun sequence containing:
- the RRM1 gene encoding ribonucleoside-diphosphate reductase large subunit, with the translated sequence MHVIKRDGRHERVMFDKITSRIQKLCYGLNADFVDPAQITMKVIQGLYSGVTTVELDTLAAETAATLTTKHPDYAILAARIAVSNLHKETKKVFSDVMEDLYNYVNPHNGRHSPMISKETLDIVLANKDRLNSAIIYDRDFSYNYFGFKTLERSYLLKINSKVAERPQHMLMRVSVGIHKNDIDAAIETYNLLSEKWFTHASPTLFNAGTNRPQLSSCFLLCMKDDSIEGIYDTLKHCALISKSAGGIGVAVSCIRATGSYIAGTNGNSNGLVPMLRVYNNTARYVDQGGNKRPGAFAIYLEPWHLDIFEFLDLKKNTGKEEQRARDLFFALWIPDLFMKRVETNQDWSLMCPNECPGLDEVWGEEFEKLYESYEKQGRVRKVVKAQQLWYAIIESQTETGTPYMLYKDSCNRKSNQQNLGTIKCSNLCTEIVEYTSKDEIAVCNLASIALNMYVTSEHTYDFKKLAEVTKVIVRNLNKIIDINFYPVPEADLSNKRHRPIGIGVQGLADAFILMRYPFESPEAQLLNQQIFETIYYGALESSCELAKEHGPYETYEGCPVSKGILQYDMWNVTPTDLWDWKTLKQKIAKYGVRNSLLLSPMPTASTAQILGNNESIEPYTSNIYTRRVLSGEFQIANPHLLKDLTERGLWNEEMKNQIIAHSGSVQNIAEIPDDLKQLYKTVWEISQKTILKMAADRGAFIDQSQSLNIHIAEPNYGKLTSMHFYGWKQGLKTGMYYLRTKPAAKPIQFTLNKEKLKEREKVSREEEEKERNKAAMVCSLENRDDCLMCGS